Genomic DNA from Caldicellulosiruptor hydrothermalis 108:
CTCGTCAACTGAAAAGTTTTGTTTTATTGCCAAATATGCACCAAACATTACGATGTTTGCAACTCGAACATTCCCTACACTTGAAGCAATCTCAGTTGCCGGAATATAATGAACATTTATATCATCTCTATTTGCACAGATATCCACAAGAGAACTGTTTACAAGTAAAAGCCCACTTCTCTTTATTGCAGGTTCAAATTTTTCAAGCGATGGTTTATTTAAAACAAATAATGTATCGGGATTAAACACAACAGGAGAACCAATCATATCACTTGAGATTATAACACTGCAGTTCGCTGTCCCACCCCTCATTTCAGGTCCGTACGACGGAAGCCATGACACATTAAATCCCTTTTTCATTCCAAGATGGGCAAATACCTGTCCTAAAAAAAGAACACCCTGTCCACCAAATCCTGCAATTAATATCTCCTCTGTCATCTTCAAATTCCCCTGCCTTTATCCTTGAAAATTCCTAAACTGTAGTATTTTAGTACTTCATTTTCTATTCTCTTCATGCTCTCACTTGGCGAAAGTCCCCAGTTTGTAGGGCAGTTTGAGAGCACTTCTATAATAGAAAAGCCTTCATTGTTCATCTGAACTTCAAAAGCTCTTTTTATAGCTTTTTTGGTAAACTCAATATTTTTTAAGTTATGTATTGAAGTTCTTGCAACAAAGGCAACACCATCAAGTGGCACAAGCATTTCACAAAGTTTTATATGATAACCTTGTACTTTTGGGTCACGTCCATATGGAGATGAAACTGTTACCTGTCCAGGAATTGTTGTCGGAGCCATCTGGCCACCTGTCATAGCATAAACTCCGTTGTTGACAAATATAGCTGTAAAGTTTTCTCCTCGGGTTGCTGCATGTATGACCTCAGATGTTCCGATGGCTGCAATATCCCCGTCGCCTTGATATGAAAACACAAGAGCGTCTGGAATACTCCTTTTTACACCAGTTGCAGCGGCTGTGGCTCTCCCATGAGCTGCTGCCACAAAGTCAAAATTAAAATAGTCATATATAAAAACTGCACATCCAACAGGTGCAACACCTATTATTTTACTCTCTTTGTAATCCTCGTCAATAACCTCAGCAATCAATCTGTGAATGATTCCATGACCGCACCCTGGACAATAATGCATACTCTCTTTTGTCAAACACTCTGGTCTTTTGAACCCCATCCTAATCATCTTCCTCTCAAATTTGGTGTACCTGACTTGCTACTTTTTAAGAGAATAATAAAAATCCATTATTTCCTGAATTGTTGGAACCATGCCACCTGTTCTTCCATAAAAGTGTACTGTTTTT
This window encodes:
- a CDS encoding thiamine pyrophosphate-dependent enzyme — translated: MGFKRPECLTKESMHYCPGCGHGIIHRLIAEVIDEDYKESKIIGVAPVGCAVFIYDYFNFDFVAAAHGRATAAATGVKRSIPDALVFSYQGDGDIAAIGTSEVIHAATRGENFTAIFVNNGVYAMTGGQMAPTTIPGQVTVSSPYGRDPKVQGYHIKLCEMLVPLDGVAFVARTSIHNLKNIEFTKKAIKRAFEVQMNNEGFSIIEVLSNCPTNWGLSPSESMKRIENEVLKYYSLGIFKDKGRGI
- a CDS encoding 2-oxoacid:acceptor oxidoreductase family protein, with amino-acid sequence MTEEILIAGFGGQGVLFLGQVFAHLGMKKGFNVSWLPSYGPEMRGGTANCSVIISSDMIGSPVVFNPDTLFVLNKPSLEKFEPAIKRSGLLLVNSSLVDICANRDDINVHYIPATEIASSVGNVRVANIVMFGAYLAIKQNFSVDEAKGVLREFSKTEEIYNLNCLALEKGFEAIAGRG